From the genome of Pseudomonas sp. gcc21, one region includes:
- a CDS encoding NAD(P)/FAD-dependent oxidoreductase, whose protein sequence is MEKRNPNSPSIQTEETDVAIIGAGPSGAAAAAWLARNGLRVQVIERTQFPRFSIGESLLPQCMVHLETCGLLDAALAGGFQIKNGAAFTWRGINTAIDFRDKFSEGPGTTWQVPRADFDHRLIEGARDAGAQVQYETLVEDFTPDADRPSLTLRTKDGERRILRARFILDASGYGRVLSRLANLSKASTLESRCALFMHIEDHIDHPEHDREKILIGVHPTHPGVWYWLIPFSDGRSSVGVVGDRETLQAAGDDDTTRLWHFLNQEPTLAEYLRNATQVRDTNRLEGYSADVKRLHGPGFALLGNAGEFLDPVFSSGVTVALDSAVRAAPLVKRQLAGETIDWDMEFEQPLRRGVATFREFVEAWYDGRLPKIIFNQHQSPRIRSMISSVLAGYAWDQSNPFVSASRRRLNSLAEACSTDSVSDELVTQ, encoded by the coding sequence ATGGAAAAGCGCAACCCGAATAGTCCCTCCATACAAACAGAGGAAACCGATGTAGCGATCATTGGCGCGGGGCCCTCCGGCGCTGCGGCGGCTGCCTGGCTCGCTAGAAACGGGCTGCGCGTGCAGGTTATCGAGCGCACCCAGTTCCCGCGATTTTCAATCGGCGAAAGCCTGTTGCCGCAGTGCATGGTCCACCTCGAAACCTGCGGCCTGCTCGATGCAGCGCTGGCTGGCGGATTTCAAATCAAGAATGGCGCTGCATTTACCTGGCGCGGTATCAACACCGCCATCGATTTTCGCGACAAGTTCAGCGAGGGCCCGGGGACGACCTGGCAGGTACCCCGTGCAGACTTTGACCATCGACTCATCGAAGGCGCACGCGACGCCGGCGCCCAGGTTCAGTACGAGACCCTGGTGGAGGACTTCACTCCTGATGCCGATCGCCCGAGCCTGACCTTGCGCACCAAGGACGGCGAGCGCCGCATCCTGCGCGCGCGCTTCATCCTTGATGCGAGTGGTTATGGCCGAGTGCTGTCACGCCTGGCCAATCTGTCCAAGGCCTCCACACTTGAATCACGTTGCGCGCTGTTCATGCATATCGAGGATCACATTGACCATCCAGAGCATGACCGTGAAAAGATCCTCATCGGCGTACACCCTACGCACCCCGGTGTCTGGTACTGGCTGATCCCCTTCAGTGATGGACGTTCCTCCGTCGGCGTAGTCGGTGACAGGGAAACGTTGCAGGCAGCCGGTGATGACGATACCACGCGCCTCTGGCATTTCCTGAATCAGGAACCGACGCTGGCTGAGTATCTGCGAAACGCCACTCAGGTGCGCGACACCAACCGGCTGGAAGGTTACTCCGCGGATGTGAAGCGCTTGCATGGGCCGGGATTTGCTCTGCTCGGCAACGCTGGTGAATTTCTTGATCCGGTGTTCTCATCGGGCGTAACAGTGGCACTGGATTCAGCTGTGCGCGCAGCCCCGCTGGTCAAGCGTCAGCTGGCGGGCGAAACCATTGACTGGGATATGGAGTTCGAGCAGCCGCTGCGCCGTGGTGTAGCGACCTTCCGGGAGTTCGTCGAAGCCTGGTATGACGGTCGCCTGCCGAAGATCATCTTCAATCAGCACCAGTCGCCGCGCATTCGTTCGATGATCAGCTCTGTGCTCGCCGGTTACGCCTGGGATCAAAGCAACCCCTTCGTATCAGCCAGCCGCCGTCGGTTGAATAGCCTGGCAGAAGCGTGTTCGACCGACTCGGTCAGCGATGAGCTGGTCACTCAGTGA
- a CDS encoding DUF3261 domain-containing protein, protein MLELVRGGLAGLLFCVWLGGCAISPRPAPIPDLATLPARAPQAQRLVFEHNGEWRELLALIRHNQTSLRLALLSPQGQRLLILEQDSAGARFLPGAAFEPPFSAQWLAERIAWSLWPADELEQAFAGSHWAVQQHEGGHRIYYRKQLMATVSDGDNCHIVDDVQAGYRLYRAPLEPDATQEKSLCPIP, encoded by the coding sequence ATGCTTGAATTGGTTCGGGGTGGTCTGGCCGGGCTGCTGTTCTGCGTTTGGCTTGGCGGCTGCGCCATCTCGCCCCGCCCGGCGCCTATTCCGGACCTTGCGACGCTACCGGCGAGGGCACCACAGGCCCAGCGTCTGGTATTCGAGCACAACGGCGAATGGCGCGAGTTGCTCGCGCTGATTCGCCATAATCAGACTTCTCTGCGGCTGGCGTTACTCAGCCCACAGGGCCAGCGTCTGCTGATATTGGAGCAGGACAGCGCCGGTGCTCGCTTTTTGCCGGGAGCAGCATTCGAACCGCCATTTTCCGCACAATGGCTGGCGGAGCGAATCGCCTGGAGCCTGTGGCCAGCGGATGAGCTTGAACAGGCATTTGCGGGTTCACACTGGGCTGTACAGCAGCACGAAGGCGGCCATAGAATTTATTACAGGAAGCAGTTGATGGCGACCGTAAGCGACGGTGACAACTGCCATATCGTCGACGACGTGCAGGCCGGATACCGGCTGTATCGCGCGCCCCTCGAGCCGGACGCCACCCAGGAAAAGTCGTTATGCCCCATCCCATGA
- a CDS encoding beta-ketoacyl-ACP synthase, which translates to MPHPMNVSPPCRLSRPALVCSLGDDLQTISAALFSGLRGLSVSDRFTPGRPVPLGTVNVALPDSSAWPARHRSRNNQLLAAVLEQLQPEIDAFRARKPDACIGVVLGTSTSGIGETELALAASEDGEWPEDFHYQRQEIGAPSDFISEQLKLDGPSHTLSTACTSSALALTSAYRMLAAGLCDAVIAGGADSLCGLTVNGFGSLEALSDECCQPFSSNRGGINLGEAAALFLVTREPGGTQLVGYGESSDAHHISAPHPEGAGAIAAMQAALQMSGYEASDLHYVNLHGTATRQNDSMEALAVNQVFGSQLPCSSTKALTGHTLGACGALEAAFCWLALNTGRLPPHVSDGNTDPDLPPLGYAEAVDFQGTRALSNSFAFGGNNVALLLERQDA; encoded by the coding sequence ATGCCCCATCCCATGAATGTTTCACCACCCTGTCGGCTGTCACGCCCGGCTCTGGTCTGCTCATTGGGCGACGATCTGCAGACGATCTCGGCTGCGCTGTTCTCAGGACTCCGTGGGTTGTCAGTCAGCGACCGTTTCACACCTGGCCGCCCGGTGCCGTTGGGCACAGTCAATGTCGCACTGCCAGATAGCAGTGCCTGGCCGGCTAGACATCGCTCGCGCAATAACCAGTTATTGGCAGCGGTCCTCGAACAGCTTCAGCCGGAGATCGACGCGTTCCGCGCCCGCAAGCCGGACGCCTGTATAGGCGTCGTCCTGGGCACCAGCACATCGGGGATCGGCGAGACCGAACTGGCATTGGCGGCCAGTGAAGACGGCGAGTGGCCCGAGGATTTTCACTATCAGCGGCAGGAGATCGGCGCACCCTCGGACTTCATTTCCGAACAACTGAAACTGGATGGTCCGTCTCACACCCTGTCGACAGCGTGCACTTCAAGCGCATTAGCGCTGACCAGTGCCTATCGCATGCTCGCCGCGGGGCTGTGTGATGCCGTGATTGCGGGAGGAGCCGATAGCCTCTGCGGCCTGACGGTGAACGGTTTCGGTTCTCTGGAAGCCCTGAGCGATGAGTGCTGCCAGCCTTTCTCAAGCAACCGCGGCGGTATCAATCTCGGTGAGGCTGCGGCCCTGTTTCTGGTGACCCGTGAGCCCGGTGGAACCCAGCTGGTCGGTTATGGTGAAAGCAGCGACGCCCACCATATTTCTGCCCCGCACCCTGAAGGCGCGGGCGCCATTGCCGCGATGCAGGCAGCGTTGCAGATGAGCGGTTACGAGGCGTCAGATCTGCATTATGTGAACCTGCACGGTACCGCCACCCGCCAGAACGACAGCATGGAAGCCCTGGCCGTTAATCAAGTATTCGGCTCACAGCTTCCGTGCAGTTCGACCAAAGCCCTTACCGGACACACCCTCGGCGCCTGCGGCGCGTTGGAAGCCGCGTTCTGCTGGCTTGCACTGAACACCGGGCGCCTGCCACCGCACGTCAGCGATGGAAATACCGACCCCGACCTGCCGCCTCTTGGATACGCTGAGGCTGTAGACTTCCAGGGCACCCGCGCGCTGAGCAATTCATTCGCCTTTGGCGGCAATAATGTCGCCCTGTTACTGGAGCGCCAGGATGCTTGA
- the fabG gene encoding 3-oxoacyl-ACP reductase FabG: MTDTVLVTGSSRGIGRAIALRLARDGFDIVLHCRNRADAAQAVASEIEALGRSARILQFDVADREAARLALETDVETHGAYYGVVCNAGITADAAFPALTDDNWDSVIHTNLDGFYNVLKPLSMPMIRRRKPGRIVIMSSVSGLMGNRGQVNYSAAKAGLIGAAKALAVELAKRKITVNCVAPGLIDTEMVDEHVLEAALQAIPMQRIGTSEEVAATVAFLCSKDAGYITRQVFAVNGGMC, translated from the coding sequence ATGACCGATACCGTACTGGTAACCGGCTCGAGCCGTGGCATCGGCCGCGCTATTGCACTTCGCCTGGCACGGGACGGTTTCGATATCGTGCTGCACTGCCGAAACCGGGCCGACGCTGCGCAGGCAGTTGCCAGTGAAATCGAAGCACTCGGCCGCAGTGCCCGCATACTTCAGTTCGATGTCGCCGACCGCGAGGCAGCCCGGCTCGCGCTGGAGACGGATGTCGAAACGCACGGCGCCTATTACGGCGTGGTGTGCAACGCCGGCATCACAGCCGACGCCGCCTTTCCGGCGCTGACCGATGACAACTGGGACAGCGTGATTCACACCAACCTGGACGGTTTCTACAACGTACTGAAACCGCTTTCGATGCCCATGATCCGGCGACGCAAACCGGGTCGTATCGTCATCATGTCATCGGTATCGGGTCTGATGGGCAACCGGGGTCAGGTCAACTACAGTGCTGCCAAGGCTGGACTGATCGGCGCGGCCAAGGCCCTGGCCGTAGAGCTGGCAAAGCGCAAGATCACCGTCAATTGCGTGGCCCCGGGCCTGATCGACACCGAGATGGTCGACGAGCACGTGCTCGAAGCCGCGCTGCAGGCGATCCCGATGCAGCGGATCGGCACCAGTGAAGAAGTGGCTGCGACCGTGGCGTTCCTGTGCTCCAAGGATGCGGGATATATCACGCGGCAGGTCTTTGCAGTAAACGGAGGAATGTGCTGA
- a CDS encoding beta-ketoacyl-ACP synthase: MESAQRKDGLGRRVVITGMAGFSPIGHDWASIRDRLERMETGVRHMPDWDEYEGLNTRLGAPVENFVLPRHYNRRVLRSMGRGAQMATRATELALTDAGLIDDPLLTSGDLGISYGSSAGEPDAVADFGNMLLNKSTDGLNANSYIRMMAHTAAVNIGVYFGIRGRIHTTSSACTSGSQGIGYAYEAIRFGRQKAMVAGGCEELSASEAAVFDTLFATSTRNDAPHTSPRPFDAKRDGLVVGEGAGTLILEDLEHALARGAHIYAEVLGFGTNSDGRHVTQPDSLMMEQAIRMALADAQVPGDQIGYISAHGTATNLGDIAESHATHAVFGDKTPISAMKSFTGHTLGACGALEAWAAIEMARDGRFHACANLDEVDPACAQLDYITGQSRKIDCQYVISNNFAFGGINTSLVLERWN; encoded by the coding sequence ATGGAATCAGCTCAACGTAAGGATGGTCTGGGCCGTCGCGTTGTTATCACCGGCATGGCCGGCTTTTCGCCAATAGGTCATGACTGGGCGAGCATCCGCGACAGGCTCGAACGCATGGAAACCGGTGTGCGACACATGCCGGACTGGGATGAATACGAAGGGCTCAACACACGCCTGGGCGCGCCGGTCGAAAACTTCGTACTGCCCCGACACTATAATCGCCGCGTGCTGCGTAGCATGGGCCGTGGTGCCCAGATGGCCACACGGGCCACCGAGCTCGCCCTGACCGACGCGGGCCTGATCGACGACCCATTACTTACCAGTGGCGATCTGGGTATCTCCTACGGCTCCTCCGCAGGTGAGCCAGACGCGGTAGCGGACTTCGGCAACATGCTGCTCAACAAGTCCACTGACGGGCTCAACGCCAACTCCTACATCCGCATGATGGCGCATACCGCTGCGGTGAATATCGGTGTGTACTTCGGTATTCGCGGGCGGATTCATACCACCTCCAGCGCCTGCACCTCAGGCAGTCAAGGGATCGGCTACGCGTATGAAGCCATCCGCTTCGGACGTCAGAAAGCCATGGTCGCCGGCGGGTGTGAGGAACTGTCTGCGTCAGAAGCAGCGGTATTCGATACGCTGTTCGCGACCAGCACACGCAATGATGCGCCCCATACGTCGCCGCGGCCGTTCGATGCGAAACGTGACGGGCTCGTCGTCGGCGAAGGCGCTGGGACCCTTATACTCGAAGACCTCGAACATGCCCTCGCACGCGGCGCTCACATTTATGCCGAAGTGCTTGGTTTTGGCACCAACAGCGACGGCCGTCATGTCACACAACCGGATTCATTGATGATGGAGCAGGCGATCCGCATGGCTTTGGCTGACGCGCAGGTCCCTGGAGACCAGATCGGATATATCAGTGCCCACGGCACTGCGACCAATCTGGGCGACATCGCCGAAAGCCACGCCACCCATGCTGTGTTCGGGGACAAGACGCCCATCAGTGCGATGAAGAGCTTCACCGGTCATACGCTGGGCGCCTGCGGGGCGCTGGAAGCCTGGGCAGCGATCGAGATGGCGCGCGATGGCCGGTTTCACGCCTGCGCCAATCTGGATGAAGTCGATCCGGCCTGCGCCCAACTGGACTACATCACAGGCCAATCCAGGAAAATCGATTGCCAATATGTCATAAGCAACAACTTTGCCTTTGGCGGCATCAATACGTCACTGGTATTGGAACGTTGGAACTGA
- a CDS encoding excinuclease: MRKGIMPLAFVLSGLMFAGVAEARDTTHMLSVQDLMASADAKAKLDPSVKFVFADAPHGKVLKRHGNFVTNKKTNAFGKSDQQACQWVMLSALIALQDRVKAEGGNAVVNIESFYKQQPMKSRTEYECHAGAIMAGVALRGDVVTLAK, from the coding sequence ATGCGTAAAGGAATCATGCCACTGGCATTCGTGCTCTCCGGTCTCATGTTTGCTGGCGTTGCCGAAGCCCGGGACACCACCCACATGCTGTCTGTCCAGGATCTGATGGCGAGTGCCGATGCCAAGGCCAAGCTCGACCCTTCGGTCAAGTTCGTCTTTGCCGACGCCCCGCACGGCAAAGTGCTCAAACGTCACGGTAACTTCGTGACCAACAAGAAGACCAATGCCTTCGGCAAATCCGATCAGCAAGCCTGCCAATGGGTCATGCTGTCCGCGCTTATCGCCCTGCAGGATCGCGTAAAAGCCGAAGGCGGGAATGCGGTGGTCAATATTGAAAGCTTTTACAAACAGCAGCCCATGAAATCGCGTACCGAGTATGAATGCCACGCCGGCGCTATCATGGCGGGCGTCGCACTGCGCGGTGACGTGGTTACCCTCGCCAAATAG
- a CDS encoding 4'-phosphopantetheinyl transferase superfamily protein — translation MARQQVLLAVSELPAASGGAACSREARRLLSQLAAAQGYICPEADWSPRGSGPPTHPCLPSGWFAGITHKRGMVIAGLSDGPWGIDLECFTPRHALRLEGLIESLPEPHVRKTIHEAGSLQLAFYQAWTLYEALFKLAGHTDRPALSVFDVRLPDPLKSEGTIWVWQGQEWTLTLAGEAPVLLNIDPASILRGIAPVASLFLKEAAYQPIADHQISCPVEQ, via the coding sequence ATGGCCAGGCAGCAGGTATTACTCGCAGTCTCCGAGTTGCCTGCTGCCAGCGGTGGAGCGGCATGCTCCCGCGAGGCGCGCCGACTGCTCAGCCAGTTGGCGGCGGCTCAAGGCTACATCTGCCCTGAAGCCGACTGGAGCCCACGCGGTAGCGGCCCACCGACTCATCCCTGTCTTCCCTCTGGCTGGTTCGCAGGCATCACGCATAAGCGGGGAATGGTGATCGCCGGGTTGTCCGACGGCCCATGGGGAATCGATCTCGAATGCTTCACTCCCCGGCACGCCCTCCGCCTTGAAGGCCTGATCGAAAGCCTTCCCGAGCCCCATGTACGAAAGACCATTCATGAAGCTGGCAGTCTGCAGCTCGCCTTTTATCAGGCTTGGACACTGTACGAAGCGCTTTTCAAGCTGGCCGGCCACACTGACCGCCCCGCTCTTTCGGTTTTCGATGTTCGTTTGCCCGACCCGTTGAAGTCAGAGGGCACAATCTGGGTCTGGCAGGGACAGGAATGGACCCTTACCCTGGCCGGCGAAGCACCCGTATTGTTGAACATCGACCCGGCTTCAATCCTCCGCGGCATTGCGCCGGTAGCCAGCTTGTTCCTCAAAGAAGCTGCATATCAACCGATTGCAGATCACCAGATATCGTGCCCTGTCGAACAATAA
- a CDS encoding DUF1329 domain-containing protein, producing the protein MHMQRIIIGACGVTLSLVASAVSAQNLSQSEIDQLGASLTPIGAEKAGNAAGTIPEWTGGLPTNAGQSLEDHFLGNPFKDEAPEFVITAQNYQEYRDNLTPGQVALFERYPDTFRMPVYQTRRTVGFPQGVYDQVKRTAGQARLVNGGDGVENVEPGASFIFPIPKSGAEVVWNHMTRHRLNVHRWYMQAMPQTNGSYTLIKMEEEVGYPNLMPDVDTANMPNNLLFFKQRVNAPARLAGNVLLVHDTLDQLKEPRMAWVYNSGQRRVRRAPQVAYDGPGTASDGMRTSDNFSMYNGAPDRYKWKLIGKKEIFLPYNAGKLSEPGLKYADVLKAGHVNPEHTRFELHRVWEVQGDVKQGQRHIYSRRNFFVDEDSWQIGLADHYDGRGTLWRVGEGHIGFNYKHQIPGYALETLYDLLAGRYIALGMYTEEVSAPQYGGTPPSYNQFTPAALRAAGVR; encoded by the coding sequence ATGCATATGCAAAGAATAATAATCGGCGCCTGCGGCGTGACATTGAGCCTGGTAGCAAGCGCTGTGAGCGCACAGAACCTGTCCCAATCAGAGATCGATCAGCTGGGTGCGAGCCTGACGCCCATTGGTGCCGAGAAAGCGGGTAACGCAGCGGGCACCATACCCGAATGGACTGGCGGCCTGCCGACCAATGCAGGGCAGAGCCTTGAGGATCATTTCCTGGGAAATCCGTTCAAGGATGAGGCTCCTGAGTTTGTTATAACCGCTCAGAATTACCAGGAATATCGGGACAATCTGACACCAGGTCAGGTTGCCCTGTTCGAGCGTTATCCGGATACCTTCCGGATGCCGGTATATCAGACCCGTCGAACCGTGGGCTTTCCGCAAGGGGTCTATGACCAAGTCAAACGTACCGCCGGGCAGGCCAGACTGGTGAATGGCGGTGACGGCGTAGAGAACGTGGAACCGGGCGCATCATTCATCTTCCCGATACCCAAATCGGGCGCGGAGGTTGTGTGGAATCACATGACCCGTCATCGGCTCAACGTGCACCGCTGGTATATGCAGGCGATGCCGCAAACAAACGGCTCCTACACGCTGATCAAGATGGAAGAGGAGGTCGGTTATCCGAATCTGATGCCAGACGTGGATACGGCAAACATGCCGAACAACCTGCTGTTCTTCAAACAACGCGTGAACGCGCCTGCCCGGCTCGCCGGCAACGTGCTGCTGGTACATGACACGCTGGACCAGTTGAAGGAGCCGCGCATGGCCTGGGTGTATAACTCGGGGCAACGCCGGGTGCGACGGGCACCGCAGGTTGCCTACGATGGCCCGGGCACCGCCTCCGACGGGATGCGTACCTCCGACAACTTCTCCATGTATAACGGTGCGCCGGATCGTTACAAGTGGAAGCTCATCGGCAAGAAGGAGATTTTTCTTCCGTATAACGCCGGCAAGCTATCCGAACCGGGCTTGAAATATGCTGATGTGTTGAAAGCAGGTCACGTGAATCCGGAACACACGCGGTTCGAGTTGCACCGGGTGTGGGAAGTGCAGGGCGATGTGAAGCAGGGGCAGCGCCATATCTATTCCCGCCGTAATTTCTTTGTCGATGAAGACTCATGGCAGATCGGCCTGGCTGACCATTACGACGGTCGCGGCACTCTGTGGCGAGTCGGGGAGGGGCATATCGGCTTCAACTACAAACACCAGATCCCGGGATACGCATTGGAGACGTTATATGACCTGTTGGCGGGGCGCTACATCGCGCTGGGCATGTACACCGAGGAGGTGTCAGCACCGCAATATGGCGGTACGCCCCCAAGCTATAACCAGTTCACTCCGGCTGCGTTGAGGGCTGCGGGGGTGCGTTGA
- a CDS encoding DUF1302 domain-containing protein: protein MRTKIPAWAARSLPIAIALAATSGHIQAVSWQFGELDAQIDSQMSLGASWSMSNPDRRFIHTDTMVDGRPMNGQATAGTSDDGRLNFKRNDVFSQIFKGTHDLELRYGNSGGFFRGMYWYDFETKDGSQHFYDIDDSGRHPLQKGSGVTLLDAFVYHNYALGNLPGNIRLGRQVVSWGEGLFVGNSVNAINPLDVAAFRRPGSEVKEALIPVEMLYLSQSLNDSLTVEAFYQLKWAPTITDNCGTFFGSDPIARGCHDRLIVAGMDRPQGEVLPIPGNVYIARARKDDEARDEGQFGVALRWFAPELNDTEFGLYAMNYHMRTPSFSGVAGNFLATSDPAELVPGLDGTVGAGGYFLEYPEDVRLYGVSFQTNIAGMPVSGEFSYRPNLPMQIAGSDVSRTILQLGVDNTHRGLVGLPTGSYIRGYERKEFFQAQLSAVKTIDRILGASRLALAGEVAYNHIGGLGSSNGETKFGRDSLFGQSPFADGTCSSLGSSPKAASWCENDGYMTSNSWGYRLRAGLEYSNVIAGINLSPNLAFAHDVEGYSPNFTENAKSVSVGLNADYANKYNASLSYTNFFDGKYNTLVDRDFASLSFSVSF, encoded by the coding sequence ATGAGAACAAAAATACCGGCGTGGGCGGCACGCAGCTTGCCGATCGCCATTGCCCTGGCTGCAACCAGTGGCCATATTCAGGCCGTTAGCTGGCAATTCGGGGAACTGGACGCACAGATTGATTCCCAGATGTCCCTGGGTGCCAGCTGGTCCATGAGTAATCCGGACAGACGTTTCATCCATACCGACACGATGGTCGATGGTCGCCCCATGAATGGCCAGGCCACTGCTGGCACATCCGATGACGGTCGCCTGAACTTCAAGCGCAACGATGTGTTCTCGCAGATCTTCAAGGGCACCCATGATCTGGAATTGCGCTATGGCAACTCGGGTGGCTTCTTCCGCGGTATGTACTGGTATGACTTCGAGACCAAGGATGGCAGCCAGCACTTCTATGATATCGATGACTCGGGACGGCATCCCCTGCAGAAGGGCTCGGGTGTAACCCTGCTCGATGCCTTCGTTTATCACAATTATGCACTTGGCAATCTGCCGGGCAATATCCGCCTGGGGCGTCAGGTGGTCAGTTGGGGGGAAGGCTTGTTCGTGGGCAACTCGGTCAACGCCATCAACCCGCTGGACGTGGCCGCCTTCCGCCGACCGGGCTCGGAGGTCAAGGAAGCTCTGATCCCGGTGGAAATGCTCTACCTGTCGCAATCATTGAATGACAGCCTGACGGTGGAAGCTTTCTATCAACTTAAGTGGGCACCGACGATAACGGATAACTGCGGCACCTTCTTTGGTTCCGACCCCATCGCCAGGGGATGTCATGATCGGCTGATCGTCGCGGGCATGGACCGTCCCCAGGGCGAGGTATTACCCATCCCCGGTAACGTCTACATCGCCCGCGCGCGCAAGGACGATGAGGCCAGGGATGAAGGCCAGTTCGGCGTAGCGCTACGCTGGTTTGCTCCCGAACTGAATGACACCGAGTTCGGCCTGTATGCCATGAACTATCACATGCGCACGCCCAGCTTCTCGGGTGTGGCGGGCAACTTCCTGGCGACGTCCGATCCGGCTGAACTGGTGCCGGGTCTGGATGGTACTGTCGGGGCAGGCGGGTACTTTCTGGAGTACCCAGAGGACGTACGTCTATATGGCGTGAGTTTTCAGACCAATATCGCCGGCATGCCGGTATCCGGTGAATTCAGCTACCGACCCAACCTGCCGATGCAGATCGCTGGGAGCGACGTCAGCCGCACCATTCTGCAACTGGGCGTAGACAATACCCATCGTGGTTTGGTTGGTCTGCCCACCGGCAGCTACATCCGTGGTTATGAGCGCAAGGAGTTTTTCCAGGCCCAATTGTCTGCCGTCAAAACCATTGACCGGATACTGGGCGCCAGCCGTCTGGCGCTTGCTGGCGAAGTGGCCTACAACCATATCGGCGGTTTGGGCAGTAGTAATGGCGAGACCAAGTTCGGACGCGATTCGCTGTTCGGCCAGAGCCCCTTCGCTGATGGCACCTGTTCGTCTTTGGGCAGTTCGCCCAAAGCGGCCAGCTGGTGCGAAAACGACGGTTACATGACGAGCAATTCCTGGGGTTATCGGCTACGCGCCGGGCTTGAATACAGCAACGTGATTGCTGGCATCAACCTCAGTCCGAACCTGGCCTTCGCGCATGACGTCGAGGGCTATAGCCCCAATTTCACCGAGAACGCCAAATCAGTAAGCGTTGGCCTGAACGCTGATTACGCGAACAAGTACAACGCCAGCCTCAGCTACACCAATTTCTTTGATGGGAAGTACAACACGCTGGTTGACCGCGACTTCGCGTCCCTCAGCTTCAGTGTCAGTTTCTAA
- a CDS encoding AraC family transcriptional regulator: MRNFKLTEMSETPREWSGWSRVITQSLSARGLRFQDSPLAERLIRRLDGREIMDQTTSNLLWQEAQSLSGDDWLGLSSHCAEGDLPLSLQMIGLTVSASLNMSAAVNNLVRFFPLVSTQAALELRVTGDDARLMLHPRGRPHPQHMAALVNVMGRLLLRCARRGGIESPEILIGVSGLNGAPPELPWSVECVAADTWWVKIPRQWLDLSIPESSPGLLHGMTGVLHGVLARGPINDIVEKVRHAIHQGMSRGVLGEEYIAEPMGISTRHLRRLLGQHGTSYERLLDEVRRDAALRLLADSASSLTRIAYELGFQDPSSFTRAFRRWTGYSPSDFRRRQARMNSLSASGSPC, from the coding sequence ATGCGAAATTTCAAACTGACTGAAATGTCGGAGACGCCCCGGGAGTGGTCTGGTTGGAGCCGGGTAATCACTCAAAGTCTGTCTGCCCGGGGGCTGAGGTTCCAGGATTCACCACTGGCCGAGCGGCTGATTCGCCGGCTGGACGGGCGGGAAATCATGGATCAGACGACCAGCAACCTGCTGTGGCAGGAAGCCCAGTCGCTCAGTGGGGACGACTGGCTGGGTCTCAGCTCGCATTGCGCTGAAGGGGACCTGCCATTGTCACTGCAGATGATCGGCCTGACCGTTTCCGCGAGTCTGAACATGAGTGCAGCGGTAAACAATCTCGTGCGCTTCTTCCCTCTTGTGAGCACGCAGGCTGCGTTGGAACTGCGGGTTACCGGCGACGATGCCCGACTCATGTTGCACCCCCGGGGGCGCCCGCATCCTCAGCACATGGCCGCTCTGGTCAACGTCATGGGGCGATTGTTGTTACGCTGCGCGCGGCGCGGAGGTATCGAATCGCCAGAGATCCTGATCGGCGTTTCAGGGCTGAACGGCGCTCCTCCCGAACTTCCCTGGTCGGTGGAATGTGTTGCTGCCGATACCTGGTGGGTGAAAATTCCCCGTCAGTGGCTCGATCTGAGCATTCCCGAATCCAGCCCAGGCCTGCTGCACGGTATGACCGGCGTGTTGCACGGCGTGCTGGCCCGTGGGCCGATCAATGACATAGTGGAGAAAGTCCGGCATGCGATTCATCAGGGCATGAGCCGGGGGGTATTAGGAGAAGAATACATCGCAGAGCCGATGGGTATCAGCACCCGCCATTTGCGCCGCTTGCTGGGTCAGCATGGCACCAGCTATGAACGCTTGCTCGACGAGGTACGCCGGGATGCTGCGCTGAGACTGCTTGCCGATTCAGCCAGTTCGCTAACGCGTATTGCCTACGAGCTGGGCTTTCAGGATCCAAGTAGTTTCACCCGGGCCTTTCGCCGCTGGACGGGCTACAGCCCCAGCGACTTCCGCCGCCGCCAGGCACGCATGAACAGCCTTTCTGCGTCCGGCAGCCCTTGTTAA